A window of the Proteus terrae subsp. cibarius genome harbors these coding sequences:
- a CDS encoding DmsC/YnfH family molybdoenzyme membrane anchor subunit yields MVGLHEWPLMFFTVIGQSVAGAFIIMGCAILSGKLSAEMNRKVHYSMFGLWALMGIGFLLSMMHMGTPLRAFNSLLRLGHSSLSNEIASGSIFFALGGIYWLLAVLNKMPAALGKLWVTLVMILAALFITAISRVYQIDTVPTWYNSYTTFNFVLTAFICGPILAALLMRIAGFNLNCVSALPLLSVIAIVVSAIVATSQGFELGSIQTSVQKAVDLVPNYGALMGIKLVALVLGLSCWIAPLLHKNNPSVALLALGFILVFAGEFIGRGVFYGLHMTVGMAVVG; encoded by the coding sequence ATGGTGGGATTGCATGAATGGCCACTAATGTTTTTTACCGTTATCGGTCAAAGTGTTGCTGGCGCTTTTATTATTATGGGATGCGCAATTCTTTCGGGTAAGCTCTCCGCAGAAATGAACCGAAAAGTGCATTACAGCATGTTTGGACTCTGGGCATTAATGGGAATTGGTTTCTTGCTCTCCATGATGCATATGGGAACGCCACTACGTGCATTTAACTCATTACTTCGTCTAGGCCACTCATCATTAAGTAATGAAATTGCCAGCGGTTCAATTTTCTTTGCACTAGGTGGTATTTACTGGTTACTGGCGGTACTTAATAAAATGCCGGCTGCATTAGGTAAATTATGGGTCACACTGGTTATGATATTAGCCGCATTATTTATTACGGCGATCTCTCGTGTATACCAAATTGATACCGTTCCAACGTGGTATAACAGCTACACCACATTTAATTTTGTGCTGACTGCCTTTATCTGTGGCCCTATTTTAGCGGCACTTTTAATGCGAATTGCAGGCTTTAATTTAAACTGCGTCAGTGCATTGCCATTATTAAGTGTTATTGCGATTGTTGTGAGTGCCATTGTGGCAACATCACAAGGTTTTGAATTAGGCTCTATTCAAACCTCTGTACAAAAAGCGGTGGATTTAGTCCCTAACTATGGTGCTTTAATGGGCATTAAATTAGTGGCTTTAGTCTTAGGCTTAAGTTGCTGGATTGCGCCACTTCTGCATAAAAATAACCCTTCTGTTGCTTTGTTAGCATTGGGCTTTATTTTAGTGTTTGCCGGTGAATTTATAGGGCGCGGTGTGTTCTATGGTTTACATATGACTGTCGGTATGGCGGTTGTTGGTTAA
- a CDS encoding DMSO/selenate family reductase complex B subunit: MSTQYGFYIDSSRCTGCKTCELACKDFKNLSPEVNFRRIYEYAGGDWTEQDGVYTQNVFAYYLSISCNHCDDPACAKVCPSGAMHKREDGFVVVNEDICIGCRYCHMACPYGAPQFDEVKGHMTKCDGCYERVAEGKKPICVESCPLRALDMAPIEELRAKYGDLAEIAPLPSAKYTKPNIVLKLNANSRPVGDTTGHLANPEEV, encoded by the coding sequence ATGTCAACGCAATATGGTTTTTATATTGATTCAAGTCGTTGCACCGGCTGCAAAACCTGTGAACTGGCGTGCAAGGATTTTAAAAATTTATCCCCAGAAGTTAATTTCCGCCGTATCTATGAATATGCGGGTGGTGATTGGACAGAGCAAGATGGCGTTTATACACAGAACGTTTTTGCTTATTACCTATCTATTTCGTGTAACCACTGTGACGATCCCGCTTGTGCCAAAGTTTGCCCAAGTGGTGCGATGCATAAACGTGAAGACGGCTTTGTTGTCGTTAACGAAGATATTTGTATTGGTTGTCGCTATTGTCACATGGCTTGCCCTTACGGCGCACCGCAATTTGATGAAGTCAAAGGTCATATGACCAAATGTGATGGTTGCTATGAACGTGTAGCCGAAGGTAAAAAACCTATTTGTGTCGAATCTTGCCCACTACGTGCATTAGATATGGCACCGATTGAAGAGTTACGCGCTAAATATGGTGATTTAGCTGAAATCGCCCCACTTCCTTCAGCAAAATACACCAAGCCAAATATTGTCCTTAAATTAAATGCCAATAGCCGTCCTGTGGGTGATACCACTGGTCATCTGGCAAACCCAGAGGAGGTGTAA